A stretch of Paenibacillus peoriae DNA encodes these proteins:
- a CDS encoding PAS domain-containing sensor histidine kinase: protein MNEPSNPLLQHAFGESTDKLLNDLEIYIPESPFLHALRNSLHQLSNLKFALDTSSIVALTDHRGIIQYVNDKFCEISQYSREELIGQDHRLINSGYHTPAFMKNLWTTIRSGEVWQGEIRNRAKDNSYYWVNTTIVPFMDEEGKPYQYLAIRNEVTKLKRVEAELQSMMTQVMQIQEEERKRFSRELHDGIGQSLFSLIIQLDSQLAEQPSATLENLRSQVTDIIKDVRGLAWELRPSVLDDLGVVPAIRTYIENFCSHYGIEVHFQCNLRKRVDIRKEIAIYRIVQEALTNVAKYADVAEAYVDVEDQNEMIQVTIRDKGIGFSGKSQGEGVGLFSMEERARGVGGFMSITSAPDEGTSIQLTIPV, encoded by the coding sequence ATGAATGAACCTTCTAACCCTTTACTGCAGCATGCCTTTGGTGAATCAACCGATAAACTGCTGAATGATCTGGAAATTTATATACCAGAATCCCCTTTTCTTCATGCGCTGCGTAACTCACTCCACCAATTATCCAATCTGAAATTTGCTCTAGATACGTCTTCCATCGTTGCTTTGACCGATCATCGAGGTATTATTCAGTACGTAAACGACAAGTTCTGTGAGATTTCGCAATACAGTCGTGAAGAGCTGATCGGTCAGGATCATCGTCTCATTAATTCAGGCTATCATACCCCCGCCTTCATGAAAAACCTGTGGACTACGATCCGTTCAGGTGAGGTATGGCAAGGAGAAATACGTAATCGTGCTAAAGATAACAGCTACTACTGGGTGAATACTACGATCGTTCCGTTTATGGACGAGGAAGGTAAACCCTATCAGTACTTAGCGATCCGCAATGAGGTCACTAAACTGAAGAGAGTAGAAGCTGAACTTCAGTCTATGATGACACAAGTCATGCAAATACAGGAAGAAGAACGTAAACGCTTTTCAAGAGAGCTGCATGATGGGATAGGGCAAAGCTTATTTTCACTTATTATCCAATTGGATAGCCAACTTGCCGAACAACCTAGTGCTACTCTGGAGAATCTCCGTTCGCAGGTGACCGACATCATCAAAGATGTTCGTGGTCTAGCGTGGGAACTTCGTCCCTCAGTTCTGGATGATCTGGGTGTCGTCCCAGCCATAAGAACCTATATTGAAAACTTCTGTTCTCATTACGGGATTGAGGTGCATTTTCAATGCAATCTACGTAAACGGGTTGATATTCGCAAGGAAATTGCAATTTATCGGATTGTACAAGAGGCGTTAACGAATGTAGCCAAATACGCAGATGTAGCAGAGGCATATGTCGACGTTGAGGATCAAAATGAAATGATACAAGTGACCATTCGGGATAAAGGCATTGGATTCTCTGGAAAGTCCCAAGGAGAGGGAGTTGGATTGTTCAGTATGGAAGAACGAGCTAGAGGGGTAGGGGGATTTATGAGCATAACCTCTGCTCCAGACGAGGGAACCTCCATCCAGCTAACCATTCCCGTGTAA
- a CDS encoding response regulator, with the protein MIRILVVDDHVVVRSGLMALLDGKNGIKVVGDAADGDEAIRKAVELQPHVVLMDFSMPPGKDGLTATTELKKQLPDTEVLILTMHDDEEYLFRAIQAGASGYILKSAPHEELLAAIQSVAEGSAYLYPNATKRLMSEYLDKIKQEGIAGPYESLSEREKEILSWVAKGYANKEIAEHLVISVKTVESHKSNLMEKLNLKTRPELVKFALKKGLLHYE; encoded by the coding sequence TTGATTCGTATACTAGTAGTGGATGATCACGTTGTCGTACGTTCTGGCCTCATGGCCCTATTGGACGGCAAAAACGGTATTAAGGTAGTAGGAGATGCAGCAGACGGGGATGAGGCAATCCGCAAGGCAGTGGAGCTACAACCTCATGTTGTGCTCATGGATTTTAGCATGCCACCTGGAAAAGATGGTCTCACAGCAACCACTGAATTAAAAAAACAGCTGCCCGATACAGAAGTCCTTATTTTAACGATGCATGACGATGAAGAATATCTGTTCCGAGCCATTCAAGCTGGAGCATCCGGATATATTTTAAAAAGCGCACCTCACGAGGAGTTACTCGCTGCCATCCAGTCTGTGGCCGAAGGTAGTGCCTATTTGTACCCGAATGCAACCAAACGACTGATGAGTGAATATCTGGACAAAATCAAACAGGAAGGCATAGCCGGACCCTATGAATCCTTGTCTGAGCGGGAGAAAGAGATTCTATCCTGGGTAGCCAAAGGTTATGCCAACAAGGAAATTGCCGAGCATCTGGTGATTAGTGTCAAAACCGTAGAGTCCCATAAAAGCAATCTTATGGAGAAGCTTAACTTGAAAACACGACCTGAGCTAGTCAAATTTGCACTAAAAAAGGGGCTGCTCCATTATGAATGA
- a CDS encoding GAF domain-containing protein: MLQITDEMRKELNQLRDTIYGDLTALAFMSKSGGKLHWYYASGSRSNRYRLISFKIGHGIAGMAVRLGRTVTVSALLSGSIRLRQECALMLAEQLHSAVAIPFSSTGDLPNGVLLLGNRDVRMFTESDIAEATQVAQRLSQLCAYPLTP, translated from the coding sequence ATGCTACAAATAACGGATGAAATGCGAAAAGAACTGAACCAGTTGAGAGATACTATTTATGGTGATCTCACTGCCCTTGCATTTATGTCTAAGTCAGGTGGTAAGTTGCATTGGTATTACGCCTCTGGTAGCCGAAGCAATCGCTATCGCCTTATTTCTTTTAAGATTGGCCATGGTATTGCCGGTATGGCTGTTCGCTTGGGACGTACCGTAACTGTAAGTGCTTTGCTATCAGGTAGTATACGTCTGCGTCAGGAATGTGCACTAATGCTGGCCGAGCAGCTTCACTCTGCTGTTGCCATTCCCTTTTCCAGCACAGGGGATCTGCCCAACGGTGTGCTGCTTCTTGGTAATCGTGATGTGAGGATGTTCACAGAGTCTGATATAGCCGAGGCTACTCAAGTAGCTCAACGCCTTAGCCAACTATGTGCTTACCCTCTCACTCCATAG
- a CDS encoding Crp/Fnr family transcriptional regulator encodes MQATCMERFGDEAERTGIQIYLTDEHFDLLKDIMSWKKVKAGVMLFREGDDAEQLYYIHSGHVKLRKSTEDGKELILTIQHQGDLIGEFSGIDGEEYSCTAETADVCELGVVLVKDLESLLSKNGEMALQFIQWMAMKQRIMQSRFRDLLLYGKTGALASTLIRASNTCGVAVKDGILLNMKLSHSELGEMIGATRESVNRMLSALKEQGTLDTRDGKIVIHDLKVLRGMCCCPSYGQCAHEICRL; translated from the coding sequence ATGCAAGCCACTTGTATGGAACGGTTTGGGGACGAAGCGGAACGCACGGGAATTCAGATTTATTTGACAGATGAGCATTTTGATCTGCTAAAAGATATTATGTCCTGGAAGAAGGTAAAGGCAGGCGTTATGCTTTTCCGAGAGGGCGATGATGCAGAGCAGCTTTATTATATACATTCAGGTCATGTCAAACTTCGTAAATCGACAGAAGATGGTAAAGAACTGATTCTGACCATTCAGCATCAAGGCGACTTAATTGGGGAATTTAGCGGGATAGATGGAGAAGAGTATAGTTGCACTGCGGAAACAGCTGATGTGTGTGAGTTAGGCGTCGTGCTTGTTAAGGATCTGGAGTCGCTCTTGTCCAAAAATGGGGAAATGGCACTTCAGTTCATCCAGTGGATGGCGATGAAGCAACGCATTATGCAATCGCGTTTTCGGGACTTACTGTTGTATGGTAAAACTGGAGCGTTAGCGTCTACATTGATCCGTGCTAGCAATACATGTGGCGTGGCTGTGAAGGATGGCATTTTACTAAATATGAAGCTAAGTCACTCCGAATTAGGTGAGATGATTGGAGCGACGCGCGAGAGTGTGAACCGGATGCTGAGCGCGCTGAAAGAGCAGGGAACCCTAGATACAAGGGATGGAAAGATTGTCATTCACGATCTCAAGGTATTACGTGGCATGTGCTGCTGTCCTTCGTACGGCCAATGTGCCCATGAAATTTGTCGCCTCTAA
- a CDS encoding extracellular solute-binding protein translates to MSRTKMKAFAIMMASALALTLAACNNGQSASPGNSGEPSKGTATKDVTITFQNINPDPSTPSYKMIKQIVGQYEQDHPHVKIELDSLNTDQQKLKLKTQAAAKEVPDITIVNPAAQMKPFVDAGLLAPLNDVADKEGLKDTFQNGLLNYYSFDDKLYAFPDGNNIEVVFYNKELFKQAGIQKLPTTFDELITTVKTLKAKGITPIAIGEKDSWTGSLLFMNILLRTNEGPNFLNDVLDGKKTFNDPAFVEAVDAFQELVQAGAFPDGATSIDYNAGGNIFKTGKAAMYIMGTWETGSIDASSVAGKVGAFQFPTVNGKGDVNEYVIAPGSAFAVSANSEHLQETKDFLHYFIKEMPKIQFDLKNAIGSGQKMKGDLKEAGYSELAISLNELFKNVKGGDLAFDNTMNPAIAQAHLSSIQNLFVQKEDSAQVAKEHQNTFEANK, encoded by the coding sequence ATGAGCAGAACAAAAATGAAAGCGTTTGCTATTATGATGGCGAGCGCCTTGGCATTGACGCTGGCAGCTTGTAATAACGGACAAAGCGCAAGTCCGGGAAATTCAGGAGAACCGAGCAAAGGCACCGCAACGAAAGATGTTACGATTACCTTTCAGAACATCAATCCTGATCCGAGCACCCCTTCGTACAAAATGATTAAGCAAATTGTAGGTCAATACGAGCAGGATCATCCTCATGTCAAAATTGAATTGGATTCGCTAAATACAGATCAACAAAAGCTTAAGCTGAAAACACAGGCAGCGGCGAAGGAAGTGCCTGATATCACGATTGTAAACCCTGCTGCACAGATGAAGCCATTCGTAGATGCCGGGCTGCTAGCTCCATTAAACGATGTGGCTGATAAAGAGGGGTTAAAAGATACGTTCCAGAATGGACTTCTTAATTACTATAGCTTCGACGATAAGCTCTACGCTTTTCCGGACGGCAACAATATAGAAGTGGTGTTTTACAATAAGGAACTGTTCAAGCAGGCGGGAATCCAGAAGTTGCCGACCACCTTTGACGAGCTGATTACGACGGTCAAAACGCTGAAGGCGAAGGGAATTACTCCGATTGCCATTGGGGAAAAGGATTCATGGACGGGGTCCCTCCTTTTTATGAACATTTTGTTGCGTACGAATGAAGGACCGAATTTTCTCAATGATGTACTGGACGGCAAAAAGACGTTTAACGACCCGGCTTTTGTGGAAGCGGTGGATGCATTTCAGGAATTGGTGCAGGCAGGAGCTTTCCCGGATGGAGCTACGTCTATTGATTACAATGCAGGTGGTAATATTTTTAAAACAGGAAAAGCCGCGATGTATATCATGGGTACGTGGGAAACGGGGTCAATTGATGCTTCTTCGGTAGCGGGTAAGGTAGGAGCGTTTCAATTCCCTACGGTGAATGGCAAGGGTGATGTGAATGAGTATGTAATTGCGCCGGGCAGCGCATTTGCGGTATCTGCGAACAGTGAACATTTACAGGAGACGAAGGATTTTCTGCACTATTTTATTAAGGAGATGCCCAAAATTCAGTTTGATCTGAAAAATGCGATTGGCAGCGGTCAGAAAATGAAAGGTGATCTGAAGGAAGCGGGCTACTCCGAGTTAGCAATTAGTCTTAATGAGCTGTTCAAGAATGTAAAAGGGGGCGATCTCGCCTTTGATAATACGATGAATCCGGCTATTGCGCAGGCGCATCTGAGTAGCATTCAAAACCTGTTCGTACAAAAAGAAGACTCCGCACAAGTTGCTAAGGAACATCAAAACACTTTTGAAGCGAATAAATAA
- a CDS encoding carbohydrate ABC transporter permease, producing MNVLKVPARTIAVFVLPCLLLYTCMVFVPILVSVYCGLLDWNGIAKAKFVGLANFERIFTSDSVFWPSVKRTMMFAVFSMLEIPFCLLLAILLNRYVRKANTLVTMYFLPVILSVVIIGQLWKTIYNPASMGGMLNGILLAIGLESWTRSWLTEPQIAMYALYFVSLWQYFGYHLLIQFTGVQNIPNELYEAAKIDGAEGFKADRYITLPLIVPIFKISIVLAFIGSLQSFDLIWVMTGGGPAHATDTVSTYMYNMSFLSMKYGYGSALASILVVICLSFTIVINFVFKRIENKVS from the coding sequence ATGAATGTACTGAAGGTGCCAGCACGTACCATTGCCGTTTTCGTGCTACCCTGCCTGTTGTTGTATACCTGTATGGTATTTGTTCCAATTTTGGTGTCGGTATATTGCGGATTGCTGGATTGGAACGGAATCGCCAAGGCAAAGTTTGTGGGGCTGGCTAATTTTGAGCGGATTTTCACATCAGATTCAGTGTTCTGGCCATCCGTGAAACGGACTATGATGTTCGCTGTGTTTTCCATGCTGGAAATTCCGTTTTGTCTGCTGCTGGCGATCTTGCTTAATCGCTATGTGCGTAAGGCCAATACGCTGGTAACGATGTATTTTCTGCCGGTTATTCTGTCGGTGGTCATTATCGGGCAGCTGTGGAAGACGATCTATAATCCAGCCTCGATGGGTGGAATGCTGAACGGTATTTTGCTGGCGATTGGGCTGGAAAGCTGGACACGCTCATGGCTGACGGAACCGCAGATCGCGATGTACGCCCTCTATTTTGTATCGTTATGGCAGTATTTTGGCTATCATTTGCTTATCCAGTTTACCGGGGTACAAAATATACCGAATGAGCTATACGAAGCAGCCAAAATTGATGGAGCTGAAGGATTCAAAGCAGACCGCTATATTACGCTGCCGCTCATTGTACCTATTTTCAAGATATCAATTGTATTAGCATTTATCGGCTCCCTGCAATCGTTTGATTTGATTTGGGTGATGACGGGGGGAGGACCAGCCCATGCGACGGATACAGTATCTACGTATATGTACAATATGTCCTTTTTATCGATGAAATACGGATATGGCAGTGCATTGGCTTCAATTCTCGTAGTGATTTGCTTGTCATTTACAATTGTGATAAATTTTGTTTTCAAACGAATCGAAAATAAGGTAAGCTAA
- a CDS encoding carbohydrate ABC transporter permease, which translates to MELLNALKKTGVFSLLAILMVTQLYPLFWLLTYSLKTNEEILSSSFFALPQVPQWHNYQEAYESGSYLRYLGNSVLVTGVTMLFVILLSSMTAYAITRFRWRFGAVVLTMFLIGMMIPMQATLLPLMVMFKNVHILNTYFSLILPYIAFQTPIAVFILSGFMRSIPHEIEESAYIDGASIYRIFRSVILPISIPPTMTVCILTFINIWNEYIMAATFISSEKLKTLPFGVYTFVSQYSVNYGNIGAFLVMGALPVIIIYFVLSENITKGMVAGAVKG; encoded by the coding sequence ATGGAACTGTTGAATGCCTTGAAAAAAACGGGAGTCTTTTCCTTATTGGCAATCTTAATGGTCACGCAGCTGTATCCACTCTTTTGGCTTCTGACCTATTCGTTGAAGACAAATGAAGAGATATTGAGCTCAAGCTTCTTTGCACTCCCTCAAGTGCCTCAGTGGCACAACTATCAGGAAGCCTATGAATCAGGGAGCTACTTGCGTTATTTAGGAAACAGTGTGCTGGTAACCGGGGTTACGATGCTTTTCGTCATTTTATTAAGCTCGATGACTGCTTATGCGATTACACGTTTTCGTTGGCGCTTCGGGGCTGTTGTGCTGACCATGTTTCTGATCGGGATGATGATCCCGATGCAAGCTACACTGCTGCCGCTGATGGTGATGTTTAAAAATGTCCATATTCTGAATACGTATTTCTCACTGATTTTACCCTACATTGCTTTTCAGACACCGATTGCGGTCTTCATCCTATCCGGCTTTATGCGGTCCATTCCCCACGAAATTGAAGAGTCCGCTTACATTGACGGAGCGAGCATTTATCGTATTTTCCGCAGTGTAATCTTACCCATCTCGATTCCGCCTACCATGACGGTATGTATTTTAACTTTCATTAATATCTGGAATGAATACATTATGGCTGCCACCTTTATCTCGTCCGAGAAGCTCAAAACTCTCCCTTTTGGCGTATATACGTTCGTCAGCCAGTATTCTGTGAACTACGGTAATATTGGTGCTTTTCTAGTCATGGGTGCCTTACCGGTCATTATTATTTATTTTGTTCTGTCCGAAAATATCACCAAGGGTATGGTTGCGGGAGCGGTTAAAGGATAG